The sequence below is a genomic window from Pirellulales bacterium.
ACAAGGACACGCAGAAGCTCTACATCCAGGCCGACACGGCCGCCTGGGAGCAGATTCGCAAGGAAGCGTTCAACGGCGGCGACGGTATCAGCCCCAGCTCGTCGGCTCCGTTCGCGGCCGGCGCGAAAGACCCGCAGATCAAGTTGCCGCGCGTGTCGCCCTTGGCGCCCACGTTCCTGATCGTGCACGGCGATGCCGACCCCTCGATCCCGCGGCTCGATTCGAACGCCTTCTTCGCCGCGATGCGCGATGCCGACGTGGCCCACGACATGGTCGTCAAGCGGCCCGGCACCACCGCCGCGCCGACGATTCGCGCCGAGATCGGCACGCTGGCCGATTGGTTCGACAAGCAATTGCGGCTCGATTGACCCGGCAGTTTGTAGGTCGGTTTTGTAGGTCAGGCTTCAGCCTGACGGGCGCCGGGAAGCGGCATAATCGCCCAGAGCGGCCGAACTGCGCGGAAAATTAGCCACGCGACATGGCGGGAATAACGGCGGCGCATGTCAGGCTAAAGCCTGACCTACCGATCGCGATGCGCTCTCTATGCGCGGTCGAAATTCTCGCGGATCACGCCGGCCAGATCGGTCAGTTGGCCGGCGGCCGGGCCGCGGTAGGACGAGCCGTGCATCACGGCCAGCGTCTGTGGCTCGAGCCCGGCCAGCGCGTGCAGCACACCATCGGTCGCTCGCGTGTAGGGCATGTAGCCGGCCAGCGGGCCTTGCTGCATCGCTTGCATGGCCGCGCGGGTCGGGCCCACAAGGTCGCCGGCGACCAGCGGCGGCGCTTGGCCAAAGTGGTGGAACAGGTCGGAGCAGAACAGCGTCCGCTCGGTTTCCTCGAACAGCACGCCGGCGTCCCAGCCGTGGGGAATGTGCGGCGAGGCGTGGAAGCGGTAACGGTACTTGCCGGTCGAAAGCACG
It includes:
- a CDS encoding MBL fold metallo-hydrolase; this encodes MTQIDEIAPDLFRLSVYVPDIDMQFNHFLVRDDEPLLFHAGLRGMFPVLRDAVATLIDPARLRYVAWSHFESDECGALNDWLRLAPHCEPVCTLVGKLVSVDDFSLRPARGLTAADVLSTGKYRYRFHASPHIPHGWDAGVLFEETERTLFCSDLFHHFGQAPPLVAGDLVGPTRAAMQAMQQGPLAGYMPYTRATDGVLHALAGLEPQTLAVMHGSSYRGPAAGQLTDLAGVIRENFDRA